In Necator americanus strain Aroian chromosome IV, whole genome shotgun sequence, the following proteins share a genomic window:
- a CDS encoding hypothetical protein (NECATOR_CHRIV.G16807.T1), with translation MGDVTSSVDERNSHILAGSVISTYALLGSTMNIFIIIKIVTKSWFHKPFGYILVFLLTLNLGNLLITAICSGLLTLLWGLGTSATPPFIERMMGHLATFFWYSKLYGHLEIAINRLVAIQWPVKYQRMLLFVICCTFLCSVPVLSESENPVDATPQANTVDEQINDFVMAVLLLRDLTHLHKHMTNESEKLPEEVMTPMQQLLDYANEQIGSAGPKVKEFFRRIYDLKTDDALREKEREDEISEIEKAFKDLGTTDKEELKSMYGKYQEKSTSLDLEELPLTTKD, from the exons ATGGGTGACGTCACATCATCAGTGGATGAACGGAATAGCCACATTTTAGCTGGATCAGTTATATCAACA TATGCCCTACTTGGGAGTACTATGAATATCTTCATCATCATTAAAATCGTGACGAAATCGTGGTTTCATAAACCGTTTGGTTACATTCTTGTCTTTCTTCTTACACTTAACCTGGGGAATCTACTGATTACTGCTATTTGTTCAGGACTGCTAACATTACT atGGGGACTTGGCACATCTGCAACGCCACCTTTTATTGAACGAATGATGGGTCACCTTGCAACCTTCTTTTGGTATTCTAAGTTATATGGACATTTGGAGATCGCCATAAACCGTCTGGTAGCTATTCAATGGCCTGTAAAATATCA GAGAATGTTACTTTTCGTCATATGCTGTACATTTCTTTGCAGCGTTCCAGTACTGTCTGAATCAGAGAATCCGGTTGATG CTACACCTCAAGCAAATACGGTtgatgaacaaataaatgattttGTTATG gcTGTACTACTTCTCAGAGATCTTACGCATCTTCATAAACATATGACAAATGAATCAGAA AAACTTCCGGAGGAGGTAATGACACCGATGCAACAACTGTTAGACTACGCAAATGAGCAAATCGGTAGTGCAGGTCCTAAG gtaaaagaatttttccgaaGAATTTACGATCTCAAAACAGATGATGCATTACGTGAAAAGGAAAGGGAAGACGAAATTTCCGAG ATCGAGAAGGCATTCAAAGATCTTGGAACGACCGATAAGGAGGAGCTGAAAAGTATGTATGGAAAATATCAG GAAAAGTCAACATCACTTGATCTTGAGGAGCTTCCGCTAACAACGAAGGATTAG
- a CDS encoding hypothetical protein (NECATOR_CHRIV.G16807.T2) encodes MLLFVICCTFLCSVPVLSESENPVDATPQANTVDEQINDFVMAVLLLRDLTHLHKHMTNESEKLPEEVMTPMQQLLDYANEQIGSAGPKVKEFFRRIYDLKTDDALREKEREDEISEIEKAFKDLGTTDKEELKSMYGKYQEKSTSLDLEELPLTTKD; translated from the exons ATGTTACTTTTCGTCATATGCTGTACATTTCTTTGCAGCGTTCCAGTACTGTCTGAATCAGAGAATCCGGTTGATG CTACACCTCAAGCAAATACGGTtgatgaacaaataaatgattttGTTATG gcTGTACTACTTCTCAGAGATCTTACGCATCTTCATAAACATATGACAAATGAATCAGAA AAACTTCCGGAGGAGGTAATGACACCGATGCAACAACTGTTAGACTACGCAAATGAGCAAATCGGTAGTGCAGGTCCTAAG gtaaaagaatttttccgaaGAATTTACGATCTCAAAACAGATGATGCATTACGTGAAAAGGAAAGGGAAGACGAAATTTCCGAG ATCGAGAAGGCATTCAAAGATCTTGGAACGACCGATAAGGAGGAGCTGAAAAGTATGTATGGAAAATATCAG GAAAAGTCAACATCACTTGATCTTGAGGAGCTTCCGCTAACAACGAAGGATTAG